The region TAATTCCCTCTTAGTTTGTCCTTATGTTTTTGAATCTGGGCCTTCAGTGCATCCACGCAATCGTCAACTGCCTCCTCAAACGTTTTAGATTGACGCTGCGCGAACAAATCTGAGCCGGGAACCTTAATTCTAATTTCTGCAATTTTGTTATCCAACTCCTGGCTGTTCTGTAAGCGTAAAAATACTTCCACATCTACAATGTTGTCAAAATAACGCTCAATCTTGTTAACTTTTTTCTCGACAAAATCGGTTAACTTTTTGTCTGCGTCAAATTTAATTGACTGGATCTTGATGTTCATAACAAATCCTCCTTTAAAATTTTAAGCTCGCGGATGAGCTTGGTTATAGTTTCGTTTAAGTTTCTCGAATGTACTATGTGTGTAAACTTGGGTAGCCGATAAGTTGGCATGGCCAAGTAACTCCTTTATCGCGTTTAAATCTGCACCATGATTAAGTAAATGTGTAGCAAATGTGTGACGGAGTACGTGAGGGCTACGTTTCTGCAATGGAGTTATTATTGATAAGTAATGTTTAACTACACGGTAAACAAGTTTTTGATATACAGGTTCACCTTTTAAGGTGAGAAAAAATGATGAACAGTTATATATATCAATTTTTTTTCGACAATGAATATATTTAACTATGGCAGGTTTTAAATCGGGATGCAAGGGTATAATCCTTTCCTTGTTTCCCTTTCCGATAACTCTAATTGTATCGGAAGATAAACTAATTGAATCGGTTTTAAGACCAATCAATTCCGATAAGCGCATCCCCGTAAAATAGAAAAGTAATACTATTAGCAAATTACGATGTCCTTCGTACGAATCACTAAAAAGCGTTTCTGAATCTAATTTTAACATATCAGATTCAGGAACAAACTCGGGAAGCCGTTTGCTCGTTTTGGGAGAAATAACCTTACTTAATGGGTTGATTGATACAATCCCCTCGCGCATTAGATATTTAAAAAACGTACGCAAGGATGACAGTTTTCGATTGGCGCTTCGGGGACTCAAACCCTGTGATATCATTGTTGAAACCCAAGCACGAACATGCCGATGAGTGATGGTTGTGTAGTTAGAACTCGCCTCATCCAGTCCACAGAAAAGCA is a window of Tenuifilaceae bacterium CYCD DNA encoding:
- a CDS encoding RNA polymerase subunit sigma-54, whose translation is MNIKIQSIKFDADKKLTDFVEKKVNKIERYFDNIVDVEVFLRLQNSQELDNKIAEIRIKVPGSDLFAQRQSKTFEEAVDDCVDALKAQIQKHKDKLRGN